In the genome of Cyclopterus lumpus isolate fCycLum1 chromosome 19, fCycLum1.pri, whole genome shotgun sequence, the window TTTAGGCAGCTATCATGTGcggtgtgcgtgagtgtgtgacagagagattGAAGGAAATGTGGGAGAGAGGATATTGATATATGAAGCAAAATTGATACTGAACACTTTGAGAAAAAGATAACATTGCACTCCCAGGAACACACTTTATAGCCGAGCCAATTTCTGTACATTTGCACCCCTGGTGACTAAAAGGTACACATACACAGTGGTTTATTAGGGTGTTGTGCAGTGGTGAGCTTGTTGTGGTTCgtgcttgtttgttttgaatcatCCGAGCGACCGTGTCAAACAGTGTTTCTATGACGGATTAAAAAATTTCCCTCTAGTTCTGAGTTATCGAGTGTGAATATATATCCTGAACTGTGCCAGTGATGTTGACTCTCTGATTAATCAAAAGTGATGCATTTTGAACCTGCTACTATTTCGTTCATTGACGAGATTTACAGCTTCAGCATGAAACATATTTAGCCTGTGTAAGAAGCAGCTGTCCCCGGCTGTAGGTACTTTGGCTGATACAAGTACCTCAGGTGCTGATAAACACTTGACTTTTCGGTGAGGTGTTAAATGTTTTGCAGACTCAGCAGGTGTAGCTTCAAGACGAGATGTTAATAAGATGGAATGTGCAGACAGACGTTGAATACTGCGGCTTCCTGAATGTCATTATGCAGGTGTGAATATGACAGTTTCTTTGAACTTCTGCAGGATTATATTAGACTTCAAAGAAAATGGAGAAGCTTTAAAAGTGCCATACAGTAGCTTGAGTGATATGCCATCAATAAAGACAGGCCTATAAGTTGGTAACCAGTGAGGCATAGTAATAAGTTAGTTATGCAATTGTATTATGGAACAGAATACATTTGTATCACAGACTTGATAATGGGAGAGAAAACTAAATCTAGTAAATAATTTGATGAGGATTTAACCGCATGTTTTCACCTAGAATATGCTCAAAAGCTTTAGAAGCGCTGAAACGGAAGTGTGCGTTTAATAGAACTAGTACGAGTCAAAAGAGGTCTGTTTTGccactgttgagttgtagtggatttcatatacacatgcacatgtagataagagaggttgtgttttaaattaatacataaagaaagttatgataattaatttgaggaatattctgaggaatgtattatgaagcataagagaggatcactgttttattattctgtttgttaatgacaaatgtaatgattaattgtatgatgcatgagaatgaatggatattttattgtttagacaatagttaaagggatgtcgattgaaacctgagatgttacttttattctgaaggcaggataatagggttttattctgaagaggaacttcctgtccttgaccggaagtgtgagctttgaccccgctaatttatcgatttgaggcattctttgaagtggccaatggaactaaccttcaggtgtgaacctcatgtcttattcgctggtcagcgtagcatgctgtgtctctgaaaggtatttgcatgaatacctccactaaccaatgggagcttagctcagcgaatggactgcgaataaaactaattgtaagacatgaatttggtctcttacgtggtgacgccagacagaaactgctggctacgtcaggagactgtggaagcgaagccatgtgagcgcgtccgggcctgcaccatgtatgtatactgatgactcttgtttgttataattaaatacttttgattatatatctctggcttcggagcttcttcttccaagcaccaggtagctcgagattctctgaacttttacaccactaaatttgttttttcaaaatatgTGGCTATCACTTGTAGCCTATAGTACAAGCGCTGAGTTAAAGGTTTATTGGTGTTTACATCAAAACCCAATGTGAACTGTGTGGAAATTGCAGCCATTTTTACGCATAAATGGGCTGTTGTTCTGACGCTGCTCACCCAACACCTTTAAAGCTCTAAGTTAGCAATCTCAAGGTGAGTGTTTCCAGTGTGCTGTAGCAGGCTAcagccaaaacaaacaaacaaacaaaacataccACAGTTCATACTCAGTCACCACTCTATAAATGACACATAAGCTGTGCATTTATATATACCTAGTCATATATTGGAAAAAGGTTAATTTTGATCATGTTTTGTAAGATATATCATATTGGTAGATTGTCTCAGCTAACCTTAATCAGTGTTGGTGTATTAATTGTGGCTTAATCATGAACATGTGATCAATGACAAATGTAATCACTTTATTCAATTAAGCGATCACTGTTTACAAAAGTGAATGCTTATTTCCACATTGGCCAGTTATTACCAaatcagattatttattttttcaagcaTGTATGATTCTATTCTATTCTTTTCTATCTTGGGAAGTTgattgaaaaaaagagagggttTGCTTTCTATTGGAGGAAAACTTCAGAAGGCCTTCGTTTGATTGGTCAGTGCAGAGGTTAGCTCCAAGTTTTGAATTTTCAAAGTGGGTCCAAGATTTCAGATTTCAGATGTCAGTTTTAGTGCAGCCAGGCAAGAGTTCAGGTGGTAGAGTGTGAgctaaataacattttaaactcCAGCATTAAGCAGTAAATATATGAAGAGAgtggagagggtgaagaagCATCTGTAAACGGTAACGTTCAACGGTTACTTGTAGCCCAAATTAAGCCTTAGTCGTGCAATGCAAGTAAACTCAAAAGGTAACCGTGTGTCATTTGCAGCAAACCTTTGAAAACAAGCCGGTGGAGAAGACGAAGAAAGATGCGAAGCGGATGTCAGTGGAGAGGATCTACCAGAAGAAGACGCAGTTGGAGCACATTTTGCTCCGACCGGACTCCTACGTTGGCTCCGTAGAGCCTGTCACCCAAGTAAGAGGTCACATGGCAATGTCTTTGAAATGGACGGCTTCTCTAATAAACGTTTATCAATTTAAGTCCTTGGTTAAATCTCACCGAAGAAGAGTTGCAGGTTGTTGATCAGGAGAACAAAGAATGAATGGTTCACATTATACTTCTTTCCTCAGCAAATGTGGGTGTACGATAAGGAGGATGGACTGAACTGCCGTGATGTGATGTTTGTGTCTGGGCTTTACAAGATTTTTGATGAGATCCTTGGTGAGTAAATAGCTCACACAATTTTAGACGGTGTGTAATGTAAAAAGACAAATTGCAGGCCATCACTTGGCAGTCTTCCTATACTGAGGCTCCCCCCCTTCCTACAGTAAATGCAGCTGACAATAAGCAGAGGGACAAGAGCATGTCCATCATCAAGATCAACATAGATGTGTGAGTAATATATAACATTGGATGACCAATTAAGATCTCAACATATCACACGGTCCCTTTGCTTCTATGTTGTCAAATGGCTCCATATCCAGCTCATTTGCGATACCAGAAGCACatgatgaaatgtgtgtgtctgttgttccTTTTTAGTGAGAACAATACCATCAGTGTGTGGAATAATGGGAAGGGTATCCCTGTGGTGGAGCACAAAGTGGAGAAGGTCTATGTGCCTGCTCTCATCTTTGGACAGCTCCTCACCTCCAGTAACTACGATGATGACGAGAAGAAAGTCACTGGTGAGACTGATATAGGAAGACTGGAGTGTATTTATTGGAATATATCATACTTTAACATCCTaggtttttatttctgttttggccattttggcttttggttttgattattttttaaattacaaacaATTGCAACGGTCTGTGATGACGATGCTTGAGCAACTTTACACTTTACACAATAACAAATGTTTATATTGAAACTTTAtttgaaaacacattcaaacaaacactataatatatatgcactaataatatataactataataatCACACAGACTCCATGTAAGAATATAGTTTAAACATCCCCAgtccaaaaaacatttcattatatTTCATCACCATTGCAAACTATGCACATAAGACCTGGGTAGtcaacagaaatgtaatttaaagcaACAGATGGGGTTTTGTATACATACAATACAGccatgttttgtgtttaataaGTTGACGATTGCTTTTCTAATATCCTAACCCACGTCTTCATACCAATACTTCTTGTTTAGGTGGACGCAATGGATATGGTGCTAAGCTTTGCAACATCTTTAGCACAAAGTTcactgtagagacttcctgtaaAGAGTCAAAGAAGACCTTCAAGCAGGTAGGAGGGAGGCTGACCACATTTACTCTTTTGTCATTATTGTAACTTGAAGGGGAAATATGTAATTTCACAATATCTCCATGTTAGACTTGGTACGACAACATGGGCAGGACAGGAGATTCCCACATCAAACCTTTTGATGGAGAGGAATACACTTGCATCACCTTCATGCCGGACCTCGCCAAGTTTAAAATGAGCACTCTGGACAAAGACACAGTGGCTCTGATGACCAGGAGGGCGTACGACATAGCTGGATCCTCCAAGGGCGTCCGTGTGTTTTTCAATGGCAAAAGGCTGCCAGTAAGTTATCATGCTGTTTaatctttctttctcactttcaGTTTATGGCTTTCTCAATCCCCTACCTATCGGCTATCTTACCAAACTACAAATCGGGTTGTATTTGTCCTTTCAAATATCATTGATAGAGTCAAAATTCCCTTCACATATCGTCAACAAATGTCAACACAGCTTCCAGAAACTTAATACTACATTTTGAAGCCAACTTCCTTGCGctgagaaaatgtaaaaataaattgaatttccATTCGGAGTACTAAATTATATAATATGGCATTTCTCAAAGCCTTTTTTACATCCTAAACTTGTACATGGCTTTAATGCAGTAGTTGCATGGATGGTTTTTAATGTACATAAATAAACGCAACCCtcattttctaccttttttatatttttaccgGTCGTTGCATAAAAGCATGTCGAGGGTAAATCTTGTGATCCAGACTAAGACCACCCTTGTACTCCAGCTTACAGGTTTCCGTAACTACGTGGACATGTATGTGAAGGACCGGGTGGACGAGCTTGGCGCTGCCCTCATCGTGGTCCACGAGATTGTCAACGAGCGCTGGGAGGTCTGCCTCACCATGAGTGAGAAAGGTTTCCAGCAAGTCAGCTTTGTGAACAGTATCGCTACAACCAAGGTAATGTCATTGATTGTGTAACAGTAATAGATTTACTCCTGGTTCTGACAGCTAAACCAataattgcatttctttttaagtaTGGTGGAATTCTGGGCACCAATATTATTTTTATCTTAATGTGTCAGCCCTGTTTAAATTGAAGCATTAAAGCTGACTGAACCAGTAGAACGGGCTGCTTTTGCAGCAAAGTAATGTTTGGCAGTTCTCCCGGacactttgtgtcactttgatTAAGACCAATGTCATTTATTCTCTAACTGGGatcttgtgtttgtcctctggACCTCAGGGAGGGAGGCACGTTGACTATGTTGCTGACCAGCTGGTTAGCAAGCTCATTGAagtggtgaagaagaagaacaaagctGGGGTGGCCATCAAGCCTTTCCAGGTACAGTCATCTCATTGTGATGTTTGGGGGGTTGTATGGAGCTCAAATCACGTGATTACATTGTTGTCATAATTGCTGCAGCAATACTGAGTAGATGAGTGGAAAATGATCCAGAGATTTCTAGTCTCTTGTTCGCAGAACACATAACTGATAATTCTCCACTCCCTCTCCATCCAGGTGAAGAACcacctgtgtctgtttgtcaatTGCCTGGTTGAGAACCCGACCTTTGACTCTCAGACCAAAGAGAACATGACACTGCAGCAGAAGAACTTTGGGTCCACTTGTCCTCTCAGTGACAAGTTTATTAAACAGGTGCCAATGAAGAATCCCTGGAACTGGATTTTTACCTACAGAAGTGTAATCATTCAGATATCACACATTCCTCTTCATTTTATGTTCTCCACAGGCCACATCCTGTGGGATTGTAGAAAGTATCATGAACTGGGTGAAGTTCAAGGCCCAGACCCAGCTAAACAAGAAATGTTCAAGTGTTAAGCACTCAAAAATCAAAGGGGTGCCTAAACTGGATGATGCCAATAATGCAGGTATTGTACACACACCAGTTTTCTCTGCACAGTCTTAGCCGCTATCATCCTGCAATAACGTGTTCTCTGGTAGGTGGGAAGGACTCCATCGGCTGCACGCTGATCCTTACTGAGGGAGACTCGGCCAAGACACTTGCTGTGTCTGGGCTGGGAGTGATCGGCAGGGACAACTATGGCGTCTTCCCTCTCAGAGGAAAAATGCTCAACGTCCGGGAGGCCACACTCAAGCAAGTGAGGCCAAACAGCATTACATGGCAGCTGCATGTTCAGATGCACATGTCTTGCATATCATAAAGGTGCAGCTTGTATTGTTGGATTTACCTTTTTGATGGACACGGATGCATTAACGATATCTTAAAACGCATAATAACAATGGGTTCAATCGGAGAACCGTATTGAGCATTATCTGCCTCATTTAGTTCAGCAAACAGATGAGGGTGAAGTTGTTTATTCTTCCTCATCAGATCATGGAGAATGCAGAGATCAACAGCATCATTAAGATCATCGGCCTTCAGTACAAGAAGAACTACAGCAGCCCAGAATCCCTCAAGAGTCTGCGTTATGGCAAGATCATGATCATGACAGATCAGGTGTGACAGGAGTCTTTATTCTCATCTTCCATCTTTTTGCTTTGCTGTTTCGTgtattacatttgtgttcatcCTTTAAAACTTGTTTCACTGCTTTTTAGTGCAGTcatagagcactttgtaaactcttcTTTTCACATCACCCACTTTAGTTTAGGTGCCAGTGCCACATGTACAAGTTAGAGTAGATTCATCTTTactgataacaataataacacttgAATCTTCTGTATTCTGGTGATTTTGACAGGATCAAGATGGCTCCCACATTAAGGGCCTTCTAATCAACTTCATCCACCATAACTGGCCGTCACTGCTGCGCCACAACTTCCTGGAGGagttcatcacccccatcatcAAGGTGCATAGTCTCTCACTGAAACCACAAGATATCTGGCCTGTGTTTGACAAGTTATTTAAAGCTAAATTATATGggaataaagaatatatattgtGAGACAAAGGAGGATTTCTAGACCTGGTTGAGGTCCACACCTTTTGATTTGTCTCCCTGAATTTGCAACAACACTGCCATCTGGTGTCAAAACCAACAAATTCGACAACAATTCTTCCATTTATGTAAATATCTCACTCTTCATAAATCTTTTTTGATGGTGCTATTCTATCCTTATTTTACCATTTTGTCAACAAACAgacttctttcctttttccttctctttagGCATCGCATAAGAAAACTCAGCTGTATTTCTACAGTATCCCTGAATACCTTGCATGGAAGGAGAGCCAGCCCAACCACAAATCTTGGAGAACAAAATACTACAAAGGTTTGTTATAAAAAACCCTGTGTGGTAGTATACACGACAAGTAAGCAGCCCTTCATACCTGGCTAATGTGATGGTTATAACCTTGTGTCTTTATAATGCTCTAGCTAACCTTTTGTGGCCTTTGCCCATCCAGGTTTGGGAACCAGCACATCGCAGGAAGCCAAGGAGTACTTCTCTGATATGCAGAGACACCGTATCCCATTCAAGTACTCTGGAACTGAAGATGATGAAGCTATCACCCTTGTAAGATGTCACCCGTCCTGTTGGCTGTTTTATCAGCCAATGCAATTTATAGTACACCCGAGGAGGCTcacataaaatataattaacaCCTCGAGGCCCTTTTGTAAACCAATTACAGGGTGCACTATTAAAgtatctctaacttcctgacgaTGCTATAATAAGTTTGTGTTAATATCTAttcttgtgattttttttaaattttatttttttcgccCAGGCCTTTAGCAAGAAGAAGGTGGACGAGCGTAAAGTGTGGCTGACCAACTTCATGGTCAACAGGCGTCAGCGCAGGGCTCACAACCTGCCAGAGGTAACGCCAACAACTGATGgatttgatgtgttttattacTGTGTTCTGTTGGGTTTCATTGTATCTTGCTGTCTCCTCACAGGAGTACCTGTACAGTCAGTCCACCAAGTCCCTCTCGTACAACGACTTTGTCAACAAGGAGTTGGTACTTTTCTCCAACTCTGACAATGAGAGGTCCATCCCCTGCCTGGTGGACGGTATGTTAAATGAAAGAACACGCTTGTAAATCTTGATAaacactgtatataaatatatatatatatatatatatatatatatatatatatatatatatatatatatatatatacacatatatataagtatatatatatacacttacatCCAGGTGATGCTCCTCAGTCACAAATCATTTGAAAACTGAGAACCTAACTTGTACAGACAGATAATAACAAGTCCAAGCACAATCAATACAAAAAagttaactttatttttttctaaatataaaatgaacagccattgacatttttacaagacaaaacaaaaagaaacaagtgaATTACTAAAGACAATTAAAGAATTCCAAGACTAAAACTAGACAGGAtgagttttatatattttttggactGCCGGTTATGCAAGCCACTCGCGAAAATGGAACCATCCTTCCAAGTGATAAAATCAAAGACAATCACATGTCTTTAACACAAAATCTAAAACGGACTCGGCAAGTCAAATTTAAAAGTCTTCATCCGAGTCCTGGTTGTAGGTTACAGGTTTCCGTGCACGTTTGTCTCGCGCCGCCACGAGAGCTGCTGCCTCCTGGTCTGAAACCTGAAAGCTGTCGTCCTCGTCCCAGTTCTTGGTTTTCTGCAAATGTGTTAATTGTGGCTTACAATAGCTAAAGGAATGAATAGTTTAATAAATATGGATCCTCGTGGTCCATTATGGTTCAACATTTCAGGAGCTCATTACACGGGTGTCCCATGGAATACAAACTACTACAAATACAGAAACTGCTTGCGCGCCAGTTAGAGCGCGTggaagcagtaaggggagggtgTAACTCTGTCAGAGGTAATAAATAAATTTGCtccaaaaataatgaatacattcgCACTGTGACGGAGAAGGCGTGTGGCATGGGGAACTTTAAATAGAGCTCGAAGACATTATGTTATTGTAGTGCAGTTCAGATCCCATATTGTGTTATATGTGTCGATGTTTCCATAGAAaccgttatttgagtctttgattacTTGATTCTGCAACTAAAAAATAGctagtagctcctcccccacacctcacagatgacgtcaccgtttccatagtaacgattatttgagtctttgatttcttgatcagttcattttgcgacaaaaagagaaaattagCTTCTCCCCCACACCTCAGAACAGATGACGTCACTGTTTTCGTATAGcaattatttgagtctttgatctctctcagtgacatcacagagcACAAGACCAGAGTTTATAAATATAAGTGACTTCCACCAGGCTCGTTGGAGAGGGATTAGGCAGAAGGCACGAGGCGCGACCAGCATTTGTTGGGCACCGCCAGTGTCtctgccgtctacaccctctcccTCAGGGTGGGTGTAAAATTCAGAACCGTGAGCGTCTCTGCTCCCTACACCTCCCTTCTACTGCTTGCACGCCTGCCAAAGTCCCGCGACTCTGGCAGGCACGCAACCAGTATGGAGAGGGTGTAGGACACCCTCTCAGTAAGGGGAGAGTTAcaccctcccccacacctcagAACAGACGACGTCACTGTTTCCGTCGTAGCAGTTATTTGAATCTTTGATTCCTCTGTGACATCACACCTCACAGATGATGtcaccgtttccatagtaacaattATTTGAGTCTGCTGCAACATGCAAATAAGTTCCTTCTTTGGCTTGTTCTCTAAATAAAGATGAACGTCATTAATACTTTTgatgaaagaaaatcaaaacacattctAGTCACTCACCAATGACCAAGCTGCCTCGATTTTCTCCAAGATGAACCGGGCCTGGTTTGTGAGTTTGGCACTCTCTGCCCCCAGCATGCCAACCAACCAATCCATCTAAGCACATTGATGAATGAGTGTTATGTCcgtgtacttttgtaatatgtgaagtccTCAATAAAGGTCTTGAAATTTTAAAGAAAATCTGCATTTCCCCTTGCGctccacctgtaatacctccacgccccacagtttgagaaccactgtatGAGGAAACAATGCAGCGTGAACATCAGGGTTAACAGGCAACTAACGTCAGCCTGGATGGTTTCTAAAAACGTATGGGCCTCATGCAACAAACGTGTAATAGTATGATAACTATTTTCTTCACCAGTGCGTTAACGATGTTATTAAATGTTACCAACTTACTAACGAGCATTAAACGACGTTCGCAAGCACATTATAACCGTTGCTAAAACTCTTCACAAACACCAACAGTTTGACTTGCTGTGGAGCACAGCAAGTTAGCGAGATGACACAAAGGcagtcattttaaaatagtttaatattgctcaaattaaaacaaagttagagagAAACATCAGCTTTGACAAAGGCCCACAGGTTCAATACATTAATGTACAGCAAAAACAGGAAGCTCATTTGAACCCATTCAACTAAAACAAATCACTGAGTTAAAACCCACAGCAGTAACTAAATATTATGGAGAACCGTTGAGACTCAAAGGTTAAGTCAGTGTGCATTAAAGAGCATAGTTACAGCATCTTGGATTGAAAAAGTGAAATACACACATCTTGATTGTCGACAACAGTACCATTGACTACAATGAACAGAAAatgtaactaaaaatgtaaccaCATCGTGTCAGGTTGGTGGGGTTTCTGTCATATTTCAAGTTTCAGTGTACATCGCTCTGTTTTACTGCACAGGTTTTCGGAAAGGTACCAAAAAGAAAGCCCTATGACTTTGCCTTTTATGCTGCTATAATTCAAATAATACACTTTGAACGACCACCTGTGGTGGCATGCGTCTGCTGCTATCAAAGCCCAGTACGACAAAGTTGCATAGATTCAAATAATAATCCAGCCtctgcaatgaaaaaaaaaaaaaaaaaaaagagcattgcATTAATGCATGAAAGTGCTAGAAACAGTACTGCATGGCAGGAACTCTTCATGGATTTATCAGCAGGAGAGGAGCAGACATGCTGTGCGATTGTCAGAGGCCAGTGGTTCTTTGGACACTAAGTATGATCAAACTCCATATGATGTATGGCTGAAGTCAAGTCTGAAATCGGATAATGCCCAGTTTGTCCAATGGAGATTAAAAGAGCTGTCAACCCAAGTCTCTAAACAGAAACAGATTTTGTTTGGGTTGTCAGTAGTTTGAAAGTCATAGCTAGTGGACACACTTTGGTTTTTAAGCCACCAGAATCAGCTGTGCCAAAATGCTTTCAACATTGAGGATACActctacattttacatttggtcCTTTCACCAATCGCTGAAGCGGAGACGATTGAAGGCCTCTTTGATGTCCTTATTGGTATCCGTAGTTCCGCCGGTACCAATACGGAGCACTTTGCTGTCAGGGACGTCCTGCTTCAGCTTTCGCTTGCTGAGGACCACGGTGCCTTCAACTCCCTCCGTCGCAGGACCTGTCAGCAGGATGTAGGCAGCATGGCGCCCGTTCTCCAACAGAGTGGCTaagatgcaaacacaaacagtcaCACAAAGAGATGGACTCTGTGATTCCCCATCCCTACAACCACTGATTCACaagttgttaaaaaaacaatataaccTTACTAAAGCAAAAGGAAAATCAAGAGGAAAAAGCACCTTTAAACGTTATGATGTGGTCTAGGACACTGGTCGACTCAAGGAGGACTTTAGAATAGAGAGGGAGGAGCAAGTAAGAATGTCGATCACTTGCAAATGGTTCCTGGAATTAAACATTTGAGTTTGATTAGCATTTTGTGCGAAATCTGGTAACATGAATCTTTTAATAAAGACAGTGTGCTTACAGATGAGTTGGTCTCTGAGGGCATCATGCCCCaaaacataaagacagagaaggAGTTGGTGGTGTGTATTGAGGTTGGTCTCGGGGAGTTCGGACTCGCCAAAAGGGTGACTTCCCACAGCACACCACCGGACCTCCCATCAAGAATTATGACCTACATAccacacagacagtgaatgtATGAGTCTAAATTCATCACCGTATTAGAGAAGCTGGACAGAACATGTTATTCAGGTAGCACAGCAGTCTTACCCTCTTTGTGGAGTTGCCAATATCCTCCTCGACCACAACATCAAGGACATCGTCTTTGTTAAAGTGGCCAAATGAGGGCTTCCTGAATGACGGTGAACACAGAGAAGACGTATGTGACTCAACCAGCCTAGTTATAATGACAGAATATAGTTTACAGTGATTCTTAAAGCGCGCTCCTAAAACCAAAATGTATGTACAGATGATATTTCTGACAACAAAATTTGATTCCCAGCCAAAAACATTGTCTTGCATTGTGATAAAactgatttgtttgtgtgtacaatACAAAAATCAAATAGAAGGGTTACCCGAAGATTGAGCTTG includes:
- the LOC117749084 gene encoding DNA topoisomerase 2-alpha-like encodes the protein MKRVERQTFENKPVEKTKKDAKRMSVERIYQKKTQLEHILLRPDSYVGSVEPVTQQMWVYDKEDGLNCRDVMFVSGLYKIFDEILVNAADNKQRDKSMSIIKINIDVENNTISVWNNGKGIPVVEHKVEKVYVPALIFGQLLTSSNYDDDEKKVTGGRNGYGAKLCNIFSTKFTVETSCKESKKTFKQTWYDNMGRTGDSHIKPFDGEEYTCITFMPDLAKFKMSTLDKDTVALMTRRAYDIAGSSKGVRVFFNGKRLPLTGFRNYVDMYVKDRVDELGAALIVVHEIVNERWEVCLTMSEKGFQQVSFVNSIATTKGGRHVDYVADQLVSKLIEVVKKKNKAGVAIKPFQVKNHLCLFVNCLVENPTFDSQTKENMTLQQKNFGSTCPLSDKFIKQATSCGIVESIMNWVKFKAQTQLNKKCSSVKHSKIKGVPKLDDANNAGGKDSIGCTLILTEGDSAKTLAVSGLGVIGRDNYGVFPLRGKMLNVREATLKQIMENAEINSIIKIIGLQYKKNYSSPESLKSLRYGKIMIMTDQDQDGSHIKGLLINFIHHNWPSLLRHNFLEEFITPIIKASHKKTQLYFYSIPEYLAWKESQPNHKSWRTKYYKGLGTSTSQEAKEYFSDMQRHRIPFKYSGTEDDEAITLAFSKKKVDERKVWLTNFMVNRRQRRAHNLPEEYLYSQSTKSLSYNDFVNKELVLFSNSDNERSIPCLVDGMLNERTRL